Proteins encoded by one window of Dioscorea cayenensis subsp. rotundata cultivar TDr96_F1 chromosome 6, TDr96_F1_v2_PseudoChromosome.rev07_lg8_w22 25.fasta, whole genome shotgun sequence:
- the LOC120263715 gene encoding transmembrane protein 87A-like: MAWHYRSSSPAWVVILLVLLLFFAADASVHDYTGEKFAAKGNAFVLHGGSEGLYASVPSTNSTLPDNGDSSIRFEKIIFTRPEEEASLKKDSDKVIVQAIVFEVEDRDTIGGSAYGGQKAVCCTPDLAKLGVCIEGTIIYRASTRNPNWPQVFTASFEGRALVATLAPETIHITRTGMYNLYFIHCDPSLDGLVIDGKTIWKNPTGYLPGRMAPLMNFFGFMSLAFVVLGLFWFSQYARFWREVMPLQNCVTLVIALGMFEMALWYFEYAEFNETGIRPRGITFWAVTFGAIKRTIARVLILVVSMGFGVVRPTLGGLTSKVMMLGTTFFLASEVLELVENVGAVSDLSGKARLFLVLPVALLDAFFILWIFRSLAKTLDKLQSRRLMVKLDIYRKFTNALAVAVLVSVGWICYELYFKSTDVYNGRWQSAWIIPAFWHVLSFSLLCVICALWAPSQNSMRYAYSGDANEDFDRESSLSLIKPGPIPSNDIQKLDTERTSSLNSSDPHNGDIEEDKRE, from the exons ATGGCGTGGCACTACCGATCCAGTAGCCCAGCTTGGGTTGTGATTCTGCTcgtccttctcctcttctttgCTGCTGATGCCTCTGTTCATGACTACACCGGGGAGAAGTTCGCGGCGAAGGGAAATGCTTTCGTGCTTCATGGTGGTAGTGAGGGTCTTTACGCTTCGGTTCCCAGCACTAATTCTACGCTACCGGACAACGGGGATTCATCCATTCG ATTTGAGAAGATTATATTTACAAGGCCAGAGGAAGAGGCTTCCTTGAAGAAAGACAGTGACAAGGTGATAGTTCAGGCCATAGTTTTTGAGGTAGAAGATCGTGATACAATTGGAGGCTCAGCTTACGGAGGTCAGAAGGCTGTTTGCTGCACACCAGATCTAGCAAAATTGGGTGTTTGCATTGAGGGCACAATCATTTATCGTGCGTCCACCCGGAACCCTAATTGGCCACAAGTCTTCACCGCTTCATTTGAAGGAAGAGCTCTAGTTGCAACATTAGCACCAGAAACTATTCACATCACAAGAACTGGAATGTATAATTTGTACTTTATTCATTGTGATCCTTCCCTTGATGGGCTGGTTATAGATGGGAAGACTATATGGAAGAACCCCACTGGTTACCTACCTGGAAGGATGGCTCCTCTCATGAATTTCTTTGGGTTCATGTCTCTTGCCTTTGTGGTGCTTGGGCTCTTTTGGTTTTCTCAGTATGCAAGGTTTTGGAGGGAAGTCATGCCACTGCAGAATTGCGTAACACTTGTCATTGCATTGGGCATGTTTGAAATGGCATTGTGGTACTTTGAATATGCAGAATTCAATGAAACTGGTATCCGTCCAAGGGGGATAACATTTTGGGCCGTGACATTTGGTGCTATTAAACGGACAATTGCCCGTGTGCTTATCCTTGTTGTTTCAATGGGATTTGGAGTTGTGAGACCCACTCTTGGTGGTCTTACCTCGAAGGTGATGATGCTTGGAACAACCTTTTTCTTAGCTTCTGAGGTTCTTGAATTGGTAGAGAATGTAGGTGCGGTAAGCGATCTTTCTGGAAAAGCAAGGCTATTCTTGGTTCTTCCTGTGGCTCTATTGGATGCATTCTTCATTCTTTGGATTTTTAGGTCCCTCGCCAAAACATTGGACAAGCTTCAG TCTAGAAGATTGATGGTCAAGTTAGACATATACAGGAAGTTCACAAATGCATTGGCTGTTGCTGTCCTTGTATCCGTCGGTTGGATCTGCTATGAG CTATATTTCAAATCAACAGATGTATATAATGGGCGATGGCAAAGTGCCTGGATCATTCCTGCCTTCTGGCATGTCCTCTCCTTCTCTCTTCTGTGTGTTATTTGTGCACTTTGGGCACCTTCCCAAAACTCAATGAG GTATGCTTACTCTGGTGATGCAAACGAAGACTTCGACCGAGAGAGTTCTCTTTCTTTGATAAAACCAGGGCCAATTCCCTCAAATGACATCCAGAAATTGGACACTGAAAGAACATCAAGCTTGAATTCTTCTGATCCCCATAACGGAGATATTGAAGAAGATAAGAGGGAGTAA
- the LOC120263340 gene encoding pentatricopeptide repeat-containing protein At1g50270-like, giving the protein MCIPTTSQSQRCSALPVMSSARISSNNSTLTPFTWVFSSNGFVGSALVNGYERYRGLDEAFRAFQDIAELDLVSWNVMIDACARSNNKRRAVDVFSHARRCSESLDSFSLTSVLKSCSELQDLRLGIQLHCIGLKLGLDSETPFGNSLVTMYSRCDGKMDSAVQVFRRIPSPNIVSWTAIISGLAQDSLAQEAIRYYKMMLSAGVIENEFCFASVLPAYSIVARLEQGRQAHARIIKSVYQSDTVVGNALIDMYFKCGCMEDAKLAFETMKIIDTVSWTVMILGFGQHGKGLEAIEIFRAMECKGFKPDNVTFLAVLSACSHGGLIQEGLDIFRSMTDDYCYNPKQRALCLHYRYVWSCWRIQRGGKVH; this is encoded by the coding sequence ATGTGCATCCCGACCACATCACAATCTCAGCGCTGCTCGGCGCTTCCAGTCATGTCAAGTGCCCGCATTTCATCGAACAACTCCACGCTCACGCCATTCACTTGGGTCTTTAGCTCCAATGGCTTCGTCGGAAGCGCTTTGGTGAATGGATACGAGAGATACCGAGGTCTGGATGAAGCTTTCCGTGCATTCCAGGACATTGCTGAACTGGATTTGGTCTCTTGGAATGTTATGATCGATGCGTGCGCACGGAGCAACAACAAACGCCGCGCAGTGGATGTCTTCTCCCACGCGAGACGTTGTAGTGAGAGCTTGGATAGCTTCAGCTTGACAAGTGTTCTCAAATCTTGTTCTGAGCTTCAAGACTTAAGACTCGGCATTCAGCTACATTGCATTGGTTTGAAACTTGGATTGGATTCAGAAACACCATTTGGGAATTCACTTGTGACAATGTATTCAAGATGTGACGGTAAAATGGATTCCGCCGTTCAAGTTTTTCGACGAATTCCATCGCCGAACATTGTCTCATGGACCGCAATTATTTCGGGGCTGGCTCAAGATTCATTGGCACAAGAAGCCATTAGATACTACAAAATGATGTTGAGTGCAGGTGTCATTGAGAATGAGTTTTGCTTTGCAAGTGTACTCCCTGCATACAGCATTGTTGCAAGATTGGAGCAGGGTAGACAAGCTCATGCTAGAATCATTAAATCGGTATATCAATCCGATACCGTGGTTGGAAATGCACTCATTGATATGTACTTCAAGTGTGGTTGTATGGAAGATGCTAAATTGGCATTTGAGACGATGAAAATCATCGATACGGTATCATGGACAGTGATGATACTTGGGTTTGGTCAGCATGGTAAAGGTTTGGAAGCAATTGAGATTTTTCGAGCAATGGAATGCAAAGGATTCAAGCCGGATAATGTCACATTTCTTGCTGTTCTATCTGCATGTAGTCATGGGGGTTTAATACAAGAAGGACTAGATATTTTCCGTTCAATGACCGATGATTACTGCTATAACCCGAAACAGAGAGCATTATGCTTGCATTATCGATATGTTTGGTCGTGCTGGAGAATTCAAAGAGGCGGAAAAGTTCATTAA
- the LOC120262950 gene encoding LOW QUALITY PROTEIN: uncharacterized protein LOC120262950 (The sequence of the model RefSeq protein was modified relative to this genomic sequence to represent the inferred CDS: deleted 2 bases in 2 codons), producing the protein MNMASVSAKKASEIVALLDLKPHPEGGFYSETFRDFSINLSQSQLPPQYKVDRPISTAIYFLLPSGSVSHLHRIPCAEVWHFYAGEPLTVFELHDDGKIELTVLGPDLDAGQRPQYTVPPNVWFGSFPTLDVISFSTDGSVLVKSPSRDPELHYSLVGCTCAPAFQFEDFDLAKAGELNAIAPAAEPFLKYLTLSD; encoded by the exons ATGAACATGGCTTCTGTTTCAGCTAAGAAAGCTTCAGAGATTGTGGCACTTTTGGATCTGAAACCCCACCCTGAAGGGGGTTTCTACTCTGAAACCTTCAGGGATTTCTCCATCAATCTCTCCCAATCTCAACTTCCACCTCAAT ATAAAGTCGACCGTCCTATCAGTACGGCAATATACTTCTTGCTTCCATCCGGGAGTGTCTCACACCTTCATCGTATCCCTTGCGCTGAAGTTTGGCACTTCTATGCCGGAGAGCCGCTCACA GTGTTTGAGTTACACGATGATGGGAAGATCGAGCTGACAGTCTTGGGGCCAGACCTTGATGCTGGCCAACGTCCTCAGTATACCGTGCCGCCAAATGTTTGGTTTGGATCATTCCCGACATTAGATGTAATATCCTTTTCAACCGACGGCAGTGTGCTCGTGAAATCACCGAGTAGGGAT CCTGAGTTGCATTATTCTCTGGTAGGCTGCACTTGCGCCCCGGCCTTCCAGTTTGAGGATTTCGAC CTGGCCAAGGCCGGAGAGCTGAATGCTATTGCTCCTGCTGCTGAGCCTTTTCTAAAATATCTCACCCTTTCAGATTGA